One part of the Microlunatus elymi genome encodes these proteins:
- a CDS encoding carbohydrate ABC transporter permease, which yields MTATVAPVRPSRDIDGTPRAGGRSQWLAGSIFVGPALLLFVIFVLGPFIAAIVLSLFSWDMLTPATFSGLKNFKAMLSDDLLYKALGNTFVFALASVVTHLIGGLLLALGVDALRSRAASYFVRTSLFFPFVISWAAVALLWKYVLDPTFGMGTYYLTKIGFNPPDWFTDPSWALPAIIGIDWWHTIGFTFVIMLAGLQTVPGQLIEAARVDGCGWWQRLWHVIIPMMSPTIFFAAVITFIGAFQIFDPVQIITPNGGPENSTLTIVMYLYQKGFQAFQVGYASSVAILVFVIMAIVTALQFWFARRWVHQS from the coding sequence GTGACAGCGACCGTCGCTCCGGTACGACCGTCCCGCGACATCGATGGGACCCCGCGCGCCGGCGGCCGCAGCCAGTGGTTGGCCGGGTCGATCTTCGTCGGCCCGGCGCTGCTGCTGTTCGTGATCTTCGTGCTGGGCCCGTTCATCGCCGCCATCGTGCTCAGCCTGTTCAGCTGGGACATGCTCACCCCGGCAACGTTCAGCGGGCTGAAGAACTTCAAGGCCATGCTGTCTGATGACCTGCTCTACAAGGCGCTCGGCAATACCTTCGTCTTCGCGCTGGCCTCGGTGGTGACCCATCTGATCGGCGGGCTGTTGCTGGCGCTCGGGGTGGACGCGCTGCGGAGTCGGGCGGCCTCGTACTTCGTCCGGACGTCGTTGTTCTTCCCGTTCGTGATCTCCTGGGCGGCGGTGGCGTTGTTGTGGAAGTACGTGCTGGATCCGACCTTCGGGATGGGCACCTACTATCTGACCAAGATCGGATTCAACCCGCCGGACTGGTTCACCGACCCGTCCTGGGCGCTGCCCGCGATCATCGGCATTGACTGGTGGCACACCATCGGCTTCACCTTCGTGATCATGCTGGCCGGGTTGCAGACGGTGCCCGGTCAACTGATCGAGGCGGCCCGGGTGGACGGCTGCGGATGGTGGCAACGGCTCTGGCACGTGATCATCCCGATGATGTCACCGACGATCTTCTTCGCCGCAGTGATCACCTTCATCGGCGCGTTCCAGATCTTCGATCCGGTGCAGATCATCACGCCGAACGGCGGCCCGGAAAATTCCACGCTGACGATCGTGATGTACCTCTACCAGAAGGGATTCCAGGCCTTCCAGGTCGGCTACGCCTCGTCGGTGGCGATCTTGGTCTTTGTGATCATGGCGATCGTCACCGCACTCCAGTTCTGGTTCGCCCGACGGTGGGTGCATCAGTCGTGA
- a CDS encoding helix-turn-helix domain-containing protein: protein MTNRRLRGAMLNAELTPARLAELAEVDVKTVQRWLNEDRIPYPATRRHVAQAVGQEETYLWPSVLLDGRAAATAGDISGIWPTCSSISAETWHVLFERATKRLDILAYAGTFLLEVVDLGSVLRSIAGKGASVRILVGDPSSPAVRARSDELGTEVLPEHCREMLHYLQHSLGRGVPVRQQSATIYAGHFRFDDILLINPHAYGIPAAESPVLQFQDRNSPAFTFYTNAFERAWVTGAPTGSERAGAPDLGGYR from the coding sequence ATGACCAATCGCCGACTGCGCGGCGCGATGCTGAACGCCGAGCTGACACCGGCTCGACTCGCTGAGCTGGCGGAGGTCGACGTGAAGACGGTGCAGCGCTGGCTGAACGAGGACCGGATTCCCTATCCGGCCACTCGGCGGCACGTGGCCCAAGCTGTCGGCCAGGAGGAAACGTACCTTTGGCCGTCCGTGCTTCTCGATGGACGGGCGGCCGCGACAGCCGGAGATATCTCAGGCATCTGGCCGACGTGCTCATCGATCTCCGCCGAGACCTGGCACGTCTTGTTCGAACGAGCCACCAAGCGCCTCGACATCCTGGCGTACGCCGGCACCTTCCTGCTTGAGGTAGTCGACCTCGGTTCGGTCCTCCGCTCCATTGCGGGTAAGGGAGCCAGCGTCCGCATACTCGTCGGCGATCCATCAAGTCCGGCCGTCAGGGCGCGTTCAGACGAGCTGGGCACCGAGGTGCTGCCCGAACATTGTCGGGAGATGCTTCACTACCTGCAGCACTCGCTTGGCCGAGGAGTCCCCGTGCGTCAACAGTCCGCGACGATCTATGCCGGCCACTTCCGGTTCGACGACATTCTGTTGATCAACCCACATGCGTACGGCATACCTGCGGCGGAGTCGCCCGTGCTGCAGTTCCAAGATCGAAACAGTCCGGCCTTCACCTTCTACACCAATGCCTTCGAGCGTGCCTGGGTGACGGGTGCTCCAACGGGAAGCGAGCGCGCAGGCGCCCCGGATCTCGGTGGCTACCGTTGA
- a CDS encoding mandelate racemase/muconate lactonizing enzyme family protein — MRIETVRSVLLTYDNRNDPPLEWVGGRIWAWNAALVEVRTPDGTIGLGEVSQATMAAEAVPGLLMALEPYLPDDDFRAADIGDHLRSFTRFWARGGIASGVIAAVEMACLDAEAKENGVPLWRHLAEDPDAVPDSIRGYASGGLGVTKEQVHEWVAQQEDAGFGTVKIRAMRDPQTTVALMEHIAPLLQSGTRVALDLVQGCASRPWSVDDAIKVGQAFQTTLPFHWYEEPCAAEDVAGYAAVTVALDVPVSGVESYSIRDQFEHLMDANGVRVVQPDVGMVGGFAEFRRVVTDARRRGVDSIPHVWGSGVQLLNSAHVAFALGMPLLEVCTLKNPMREATQSKPFPIANGVIDRAALSEPGSGAILPDGAEEEFSFVPALGMKIS; from the coding sequence ATGCGTATCGAAACCGTCCGTTCCGTGCTCCTCACCTACGACAATCGCAACGATCCGCCGTTGGAATGGGTCGGCGGGCGAATCTGGGCGTGGAATGCGGCTCTCGTCGAGGTGCGTACGCCCGATGGCACCATCGGGCTCGGTGAGGTGTCCCAGGCGACCATGGCGGCCGAAGCAGTGCCAGGATTGCTGATGGCGCTCGAGCCGTATCTTCCTGATGACGACTTCCGCGCGGCCGACATCGGTGATCATCTTCGATCCTTCACTCGCTTCTGGGCGCGCGGTGGAATCGCCTCGGGAGTCATCGCCGCGGTCGAGATGGCCTGCTTGGATGCCGAAGCGAAAGAGAACGGAGTCCCCCTCTGGCGGCATCTCGCCGAAGACCCGGACGCGGTGCCGGACTCCATCCGTGGCTACGCCAGCGGCGGCCTGGGGGTGACCAAGGAGCAGGTCCACGAGTGGGTGGCCCAGCAGGAAGACGCCGGTTTCGGAACCGTCAAGATTCGCGCGATGCGCGATCCCCAGACAACCGTCGCGTTGATGGAGCACATCGCGCCGCTGCTTCAGTCCGGCACTCGCGTCGCTCTTGACCTCGTACAAGGGTGCGCGTCACGACCCTGGAGCGTCGACGATGCGATCAAGGTCGGCCAAGCGTTCCAGACCACCCTGCCCTTCCACTGGTACGAAGAACCCTGCGCCGCCGAGGACGTCGCCGGCTACGCAGCCGTGACCGTAGCCCTCGACGTGCCGGTATCCGGTGTAGAGAGCTACAGCATTCGTGATCAGTTCGAGCACCTGATGGACGCCAACGGCGTCCGCGTCGTTCAGCCGGATGTCGGGATGGTCGGCGGCTTCGCCGAATTCCGCCGCGTCGTGACGGATGCCCGCCGGAGAGGCGTCGATTCGATCCCGCACGTCTGGGGAAGCGGCGTGCAACTGCTGAACAGCGCACACGTCGCGTTTGCACTGGGTATGCCGCTGCTCGAGGTCTGCACGCTTAAGAACCCGATGCGAGAGGCAACACAGTCTAAGCCGTTCCCCATCGCCAACGGCGTGATCGACCGGGCCGCACTATCCGAACCCGGAAGCGGGGCCATCCTGCCGGACGGAGCCGAGGAGGAATTTAGCTTCGTGCCCGCCCTCGGAATGAAGATCAGCTGA
- a CDS encoding WhiB family transcriptional regulator, whose product MTTETGPVDRQRLVDLAVFEYRSLVVRRLGVTAEWRVLEWIDSAACRGSSEVCVEMCQRCPVAGECLAAAIASDDRAEFRGGLSRDDREHLWTGMERTYREVRDLELMRLDVNRLLNGARPATRLHSVNGAER is encoded by the coding sequence ATGACAACCGAGACCGGACCCGTCGACCGGCAACGACTCGTCGACCTCGCCGTCTTCGAGTACCGATCCCTCGTCGTACGCCGGCTCGGCGTGACCGCCGAGTGGCGGGTGCTCGAGTGGATCGATTCCGCGGCCTGCCGAGGCAGCTCAGAGGTGTGCGTCGAGATGTGCCAGCGTTGCCCGGTCGCCGGCGAGTGCCTGGCCGCCGCCATCGCCAGCGATGATCGGGCCGAGTTCCGTGGCGGACTCAGCCGCGATGATCGCGAACACCTGTGGACGGGAATGGAGCGAACCTACCGAGAAGTTCGTGATCTTGAACTGATGCGGCTGGACGTCAACCGCCTCCTCAACGGCGCGCGCCCGGCGACGCGGCTGCACAGCGTGAACGGTGCAGAGCGATGA
- a CDS encoding GH116 family glycosyl-hydrolase, which translates to MTGPDDLAADLETTPPEWPRVRTFRGDELLRVAMPVGGIGTGCISLGGRGQLMDWELLNRPAKGHDPQSFFAVRVEDPAPAEGSAAVHTRLLEGALLPGERQGAHGSAVPLAGMPRFRDAEFDAAYPLGQVTLTDPAVPVQAVLQVFNPLVPGDAEASGLPLLAYRVSLRNLTDRPLQVSVCGNLQHVIGAHAGPDGGYRIPPGNVFVPVTGAGYDGLVGHSTQLDETDEAWGTLAIALAGQSATSRRTNWAGLSWGDSLLDFWDDFSADGQVDDPIGKGARTPTASLVASGTLQPDSVWRARYLIGWHLPNRRGWLDDPADRAEPGRADVIVGNQYAGRFRDAADVISRAVTDLDQLESATVAAVRAVVDSDLPRPVADAVLSNVAVLKSPTCFRIAEGTFLGWEGCNLRTGSCHGSCTHVWNYQYAVEQLFGDLGWSMREVEFVHSLDDRGLMSFRAGLPLAEGTGWRIAAADGQMGALVRLHRTWRLTGDTDRLRELWPNARRALEFAWIDKGWDADRDGLMEGCQHNTMDVEYYGPSGVNQSWYLAALATCSELADAVGDHDFASRCRDLAERGARLTDDVLFASGYYAQDIRPPMTADNIAEGLRIRYQGENPAVGSDDLVDPDLQIGSGCTTDQLVGHTAAAMSGVVTGLSPANVSEALASIVRHNHRDGFTDQVNHLRTYATADERGMINCSFPRGDRPERPFPYCYEVWTGQEYSLAVGLAVEGELDAAAAVVADARDRHDGRSRNPFNETECGNHYVRSMASFGLLHAWSGAVVDATSDRLTVAARPGKWPIIVGERVGQVVVEGEPQATSVRYEPILGPAFGTVEIRP; encoded by the coding sequence GTGACCGGACCCGATGATCTTGCTGCGGACCTCGAAACGACGCCGCCCGAATGGCCGCGGGTGCGAACCTTCCGCGGCGACGAACTACTCCGGGTGGCGATGCCGGTGGGCGGCATCGGCACCGGCTGCATCAGCCTCGGCGGACGCGGGCAGCTGATGGACTGGGAGCTGCTCAACCGGCCGGCGAAGGGACACGATCCGCAGTCGTTCTTCGCTGTCAGGGTTGAGGATCCGGCGCCGGCCGAGGGTTCTGCGGCAGTGCACACGCGACTGCTCGAAGGTGCGCTGTTGCCGGGGGAACGGCAGGGAGCCCACGGCAGCGCCGTCCCGTTGGCCGGCATGCCGCGTTTCCGGGACGCGGAGTTCGACGCGGCCTATCCGCTCGGCCAGGTCACGCTGACCGATCCGGCGGTTCCGGTGCAAGCCGTGCTGCAGGTGTTCAATCCGTTGGTGCCGGGCGACGCCGAGGCCAGTGGACTGCCGCTGCTGGCCTATCGGGTCAGCCTGCGTAACCTCACCGACCGGCCGCTGCAGGTCAGTGTCTGCGGCAATCTGCAGCACGTGATCGGCGCGCATGCTGGGCCGGACGGCGGCTACCGGATCCCACCGGGCAACGTGTTCGTGCCGGTGACCGGGGCCGGGTACGACGGTCTGGTGGGACACAGCACCCAGCTGGACGAGACGGACGAGGCCTGGGGCACGCTGGCGATCGCGCTGGCGGGGCAGTCGGCAACCAGCCGTCGTACGAACTGGGCCGGCCTGTCCTGGGGCGACTCGCTGCTGGACTTCTGGGACGACTTCTCGGCAGACGGCCAGGTGGATGATCCGATCGGCAAGGGTGCCAGGACGCCGACCGCCAGCCTGGTCGCCAGCGGAACCCTGCAGCCCGACTCGGTCTGGCGGGCCCGGTATCTGATCGGCTGGCACCTGCCGAACCGTCGCGGTTGGCTGGACGATCCGGCCGACCGGGCGGAACCGGGCCGCGCCGATGTGATCGTCGGGAACCAGTATGCCGGCCGGTTCCGCGACGCTGCCGACGTGATCAGTCGGGCGGTCACCGATCTTGATCAACTCGAGTCGGCCACCGTTGCCGCTGTACGAGCGGTGGTGGACAGTGATCTGCCTCGGCCGGTGGCCGACGCGGTGCTGTCCAACGTCGCCGTACTGAAGTCGCCGACCTGCTTCCGGATCGCCGAGGGCACCTTCCTGGGTTGGGAAGGCTGCAATCTGCGGACCGGCAGTTGTCACGGCAGCTGCACCCATGTCTGGAACTACCAGTACGCGGTGGAGCAGCTGTTCGGCGATCTTGGTTGGAGCATGCGCGAGGTCGAATTCGTCCACTCGTTGGACGATCGCGGACTGATGAGCTTCCGGGCCGGGCTGCCGTTGGCCGAGGGCACGGGTTGGCGGATCGCTGCGGCGGACGGCCAGATGGGTGCGCTGGTTCGGCTGCACCGGACGTGGCGGCTGACCGGCGACACCGATCGGCTGCGAGAGCTGTGGCCCAATGCTCGGCGGGCGCTCGAATTCGCCTGGATCGACAAGGGCTGGGATGCGGATCGGGACGGCCTGATGGAGGGCTGTCAGCACAACACCATGGATGTCGAGTACTACGGGCCCAGTGGGGTGAACCAGTCCTGGTATCTGGCGGCATTGGCGACCTGCAGCGAGCTGGCCGACGCGGTCGGCGATCATGATTTCGCGTCGCGGTGTCGCGACCTGGCCGAGCGCGGCGCGAGGTTGACCGACGACGTGCTGTTCGCCAGTGGGTATTACGCGCAGGACATCCGACCACCGATGACGGCCGATAACATCGCCGAAGGGCTGCGGATCCGTTACCAGGGAGAGAATCCCGCGGTCGGCTCCGATGATCTTGTCGATCCCGATCTGCAGATCGGCAGCGGCTGCACGACCGATCAGCTGGTCGGACACACGGCGGCCGCGATGAGCGGAGTGGTGACGGGGCTCTCGCCGGCCAACGTGTCTGAGGCTTTGGCCAGCATCGTGCGGCACAACCATCGCGACGGCTTCACCGACCAGGTCAACCATTTGCGGACGTACGCGACAGCAGACGAGCGAGGCATGATCAACTGCTCGTTTCCTCGCGGTGACCGCCCGGAGCGCCCGTTCCCGTACTGCTACGAGGTGTGGACCGGGCAGGAGTACAGCCTCGCGGTCGGCCTGGCCGTCGAGGGCGAGCTGGACGCCGCGGCGGCGGTGGTCGCCGACGCACGGGATCGGCACGACGGTCGTTCGCGGAACCCGTTCAACGAGACCGAGTGCGGCAATCATTACGTCCGGTCGATGGCCTCCTTCGGCCTGCTGCACGCCTGGTCCGGCGCGGTCGTCGACGCGACGTCGGACCGACTCACGGTCGCCGCCCGCCCGGGAAAGTGGCCGATCATCGTCGGCGAACGGGTAGGTCAGGTGGTCGTCGAGGGCGAGCCGCAGGCTACGTCCGTACGCTATGAGCCGATCCTCGGCCCCGCCTTCGGCACCGTCGAGATCCGCCCCTGA
- a CDS encoding tyrosine-type recombinase/integrase, whose product MKKEALADLSYDVRIQNLEKRRNRDGKITSFRVCWRINKRLHRRSFPSRSLADAFRSELMGAAKRGEVFRSDTGEPASWDRPKQQITWFTFAEGYAAAKWQQASPNYRRGIAEALIDSTEAFITKDSRPDQERLRAAMRWAFSTKIIDPSAEPDKSIVDAASWLRKNTVGMDVLGDRSTGGKLVRAALVRLSQRKDGTRAAANTTNRKRMVLHNAFDHACESGLLLVNPLTYVKWTRPRSVSAVDPRVVVNSDQAKRFLDAVERHSERGARLKAFFGCMYYAGLRPEEAAALRVTNLATLPDEPNTWGEFHLTHSIPRSGSRWTESGMPRELAPLKHRAVGDTRSVPMHPELARMLRHHLATYGPAPDGHIFIGAHGGAVTDRTYLKIFHEARAAALTPEEAASPLLDVPYSLRHAAVSTWLKATGDPAQVAAWAGHSVLVLLRVYAKCVSGAGSESLQKILDATQS is encoded by the coding sequence ATGAAGAAGGAAGCTTTGGCTGATCTGTCTTACGACGTACGGATTCAGAACCTGGAGAAACGGCGCAATCGCGACGGCAAGATCACGTCGTTTCGGGTCTGCTGGCGCATCAACAAGCGCCTGCACCGTCGTAGCTTTCCTTCCCGGTCACTCGCGGATGCGTTTCGATCGGAGTTGATGGGTGCCGCCAAGCGGGGCGAGGTATTCCGGAGCGACACCGGCGAACCAGCGTCATGGGATCGGCCCAAACAGCAAATCACGTGGTTCACCTTTGCCGAGGGCTACGCCGCAGCCAAGTGGCAGCAGGCCTCTCCGAACTACCGGCGTGGCATCGCCGAAGCATTGATCGATAGCACCGAAGCGTTCATCACCAAGGACAGCCGCCCTGACCAAGAACGGCTTCGCGCGGCTATGCGCTGGGCCTTCAGCACCAAGATCATCGATCCGTCAGCCGAGCCGGACAAGTCGATCGTCGATGCGGCGAGTTGGCTGCGGAAGAACACCGTTGGGATGGATGTTCTTGGCGATCGGTCTACCGGAGGCAAGCTCGTCCGAGCTGCGTTGGTCCGTCTCAGCCAAAGGAAGGATGGAACACGGGCGGCAGCGAACACGACGAACCGCAAGCGGATGGTGCTGCACAACGCATTTGATCATGCTTGCGAGAGCGGACTGCTGCTGGTGAATCCGCTGACCTACGTCAAGTGGACTCGACCAAGATCAGTATCGGCGGTCGATCCTCGCGTGGTCGTGAATAGTGACCAGGCGAAGAGGTTTCTCGACGCAGTAGAGCGGCACAGTGAACGAGGTGCACGCCTCAAGGCGTTCTTCGGCTGCATGTACTACGCCGGTCTGCGTCCCGAGGAGGCCGCAGCGCTGCGCGTCACGAACCTTGCGACCCTCCCGGACGAGCCGAACACCTGGGGCGAGTTCCACCTCACCCATTCAATCCCGCGATCCGGCAGCCGGTGGACGGAGAGCGGCATGCCCCGAGAGCTGGCGCCGCTCAAGCACCGCGCCGTCGGAGATACGAGGTCGGTCCCCATGCATCCCGAGCTCGCCCGCATGCTGCGCCACCACCTCGCGACGTACGGCCCAGCCCCTGACGGCCACATCTTCATCGGCGCCCACGGCGGCGCGGTAACCGACCGGACCTACCTCAAGATCTTCCATGAAGCACGCGCCGCAGCGTTGACACCCGAGGAGGCCGCGTCACCACTCCTGGATGTGCCCTATTCGTTGAGGCACGCCGCGGTTTCAACCTGGCTGAAGGCCACCGGAGATCCAGCCCAAGTCGCCGCGTGGGCCGGCCATAGCGTCCTCGTTCTGCTACGGGTCTACGCGAAGTGCGTGTCCGGCGCGGGCAGCGAGAGTCTGCAGAAGATCCTCGACGCGACCCAGAGCTGA
- a CDS encoding LacI family DNA-binding transcriptional regulator yields MPTIKDVAERAGVSVATVSRALNGVPSVDPVLAKRVHAAARALGYRANGVARSLRRRQTDVWALIISDVANPFFTAIARGVEDVAQQAGYSVLLCNADEDAAKEARYLEVAERSLVSGVLLSPTITGSDIGRLQASGVPVVTVDRNLSEPVDSVLADSATGAFRATEHLLEQGWRRPACITGPRQAATAEDRMRGFLDALARHRIRRGRSLVRHTNYRADGGREATAELLDAADPPDALFVANSELALGALEELTARGLRLGRDIGMVAFDDAPWAAFIEAPLSVVAQPAYEIGVEAARLLLDRITAARKRPSDHPGAPAPPRTVLLGTRLIVRESSRRHR; encoded by the coding sequence ATGCCGACGATCAAGGACGTGGCCGAACGGGCCGGCGTCTCGGTCGCCACGGTGTCGCGCGCCCTGAACGGTGTGCCCAGTGTCGATCCGGTGCTGGCCAAGCGGGTGCACGCCGCGGCCCGGGCGCTGGGGTATCGGGCGAACGGGGTCGCCCGCAGCCTGCGCCGACGGCAGACCGACGTCTGGGCCTTGATCATCTCCGACGTCGCCAACCCGTTCTTCACCGCGATCGCCCGCGGCGTCGAGGACGTCGCCCAGCAGGCCGGCTACTCGGTGTTGTTGTGCAACGCCGACGAGGACGCCGCCAAGGAGGCGCGCTATCTCGAGGTGGCCGAGCGCAGTTTGGTATCCGGTGTGCTGTTGTCGCCGACGATCACCGGCAGCGACATAGGTCGGTTGCAGGCCAGCGGAGTCCCGGTGGTGACCGTCGACCGCAACCTCAGTGAACCGGTGGACAGTGTGCTGGCCGACTCCGCTACCGGCGCGTTCAGGGCTACGGAACACCTACTGGAGCAGGGATGGCGGCGGCCGGCGTGCATCACCGGACCTCGGCAGGCGGCCACCGCGGAAGACCGGATGCGGGGTTTCCTGGACGCGTTGGCTCGGCATCGGATCAGGCGGGGGCGCAGCCTGGTCCGGCATACCAACTACCGCGCCGACGGCGGTCGGGAGGCGACGGCGGAGCTACTGGACGCGGCAGATCCGCCGGACGCGTTGTTCGTGGCGAATTCGGAGCTGGCGCTGGGCGCACTGGAGGAGTTGACCGCACGCGGCCTTCGGCTCGGCCGCGACATCGGCATGGTCGCCTTCGACGACGCGCCGTGGGCGGCGTTCATCGAGGCGCCGCTCAGCGTCGTGGCCCAACCCGCGTACGAGATCGGGGTGGAAGCCGCGCGGCTGCTCCTTGATCGGATCACGGCAGCCCGCAAGCGACCCAGTGATCACCCCGGCGCGCCGGCCCCGCCGCGAACCGTGCTGCTGGGGACTCGGCTGATCGTCCGGGAGAGCTCGCGCCGGCACCGGTGA
- a CDS encoding helix-turn-helix transcriptional regulator translates to MSQASAIPRIVEAKSLAPKRKRRIRPAADDKLTLAELCDELQVARSTFYDWRAKGNAPRCIKLPNGDLRVRRSDLEQWLSEHEEGSFG, encoded by the coding sequence ATGAGTCAGGCGTCGGCCATCCCGAGGATCGTGGAAGCCAAATCACTTGCACCCAAGAGAAAGCGGCGAATCCGCCCTGCCGCTGATGACAAGCTGACCCTCGCCGAGCTTTGCGACGAGCTCCAGGTAGCCCGCTCCACCTTCTATGACTGGCGCGCCAAGGGGAACGCGCCACGGTGCATCAAACTCCCGAACGGCGACCTACGAGTCCGCCGAAGTGATCTTGAACAGTGGCTCTCGGAGCATGAAGAAGGAAGCTTTGGCTGA
- a CDS encoding ABC transporter substrate-binding protein: MSTTGAGEVSRRTILKAGAAALAVPAAGALAGCNDSGGQQSGEKDAAGPLTLIYLGDATQQKAFNQLFDAFHKSHPKIEIKATGIAAGDWATFAQTVSTQIAGGKIPDIVDVATEGQRLMASKGLLEPLDDRIAADKDVTDPFFNGIAPNLKDWSKKYGSPDGKTYYIPGGYNTVVTYCNTDVFEKAGVDLPDKDWTWDEFKEAGLKIKSKTGAFLLPLGYGFPFVDIMPWLLTNGASTLDADWKTATFASAAAIESATYVKDLLDAGLSPKPGGTFDAAAQFAKGKLATLGGGRWPTLDMRRLNMVDKTQIVNWPTKAQNGSPAGWDGWPILKASKRKNNAWTFLKWMMSKEAGEFYASIGGTNVPALTEVAKSDVFTKDAPKGTTLLVDAINYATPIPSPDQGAQMQAAVTKGWQAALTGTQPVQTALETANKSIQALL; the protein is encoded by the coding sequence ATGAGTACGACCGGTGCCGGCGAAGTCAGTCGCCGTACGATCTTGAAGGCGGGCGCTGCGGCGCTCGCGGTGCCCGCGGCCGGCGCACTGGCGGGCTGCAACGACTCCGGCGGGCAGCAGTCCGGGGAGAAGGACGCGGCCGGCCCGCTGACTTTGATCTATCTCGGCGACGCCACCCAGCAGAAGGCCTTCAATCAGCTCTTCGATGCATTCCACAAGTCGCATCCCAAGATCGAGATCAAGGCGACCGGAATCGCCGCGGGCGACTGGGCCACCTTCGCCCAGACCGTGTCCACACAGATCGCCGGCGGCAAGATCCCCGACATCGTCGACGTGGCGACCGAGGGTCAGCGGCTGATGGCCTCGAAGGGCCTGCTCGAACCGCTCGATGATCGGATCGCTGCGGACAAGGACGTCACCGACCCGTTCTTCAACGGCATCGCGCCCAACCTGAAGGACTGGAGCAAGAAGTACGGCTCTCCGGACGGCAAGACCTACTACATCCCCGGCGGCTACAACACGGTGGTGACCTACTGCAACACCGACGTCTTCGAGAAGGCCGGAGTTGATCTTCCGGACAAGGACTGGACCTGGGACGAGTTCAAGGAGGCCGGGCTCAAGATCAAATCCAAGACCGGCGCGTTCCTGTTGCCGTTGGGCTACGGCTTCCCGTTCGTCGACATCATGCCCTGGCTGCTGACCAACGGAGCCAGCACGTTGGACGCGGATTGGAAGACGGCGACATTTGCCTCTGCTGCGGCGATCGAGTCGGCGACCTATGTCAAGGACCTGCTCGACGCCGGGCTGTCGCCGAAACCTGGCGGGACCTTCGACGCCGCTGCCCAGTTCGCCAAGGGCAAACTGGCCACGTTGGGTGGCGGCCGTTGGCCGACCCTGGACATGCGCCGACTGAACATGGTCGACAAGACCCAGATCGTCAACTGGCCGACGAAGGCGCAGAACGGCTCGCCCGCAGGCTGGGACGGCTGGCCGATCTTGAAGGCGTCCAAGCGGAAGAACAACGCCTGGACCTTCCTGAAGTGGATGATGTCGAAGGAAGCGGGCGAGTTCTACGCCAGCATCGGCGGCACCAACGTGCCCGCCCTGACCGAGGTCGCCAAGAGCGACGTGTTCACCAAGGACGCGCCGAAGGGAACCACGTTGCTGGTGGACGCGATCAACTACGCGACGCCGATTCCCAGCCCCGATCAGGGTGCGCAGATGCAGGCCGCGGTGACCAAGGGCTGGCAGGCTGCGCTGACCGGGACCCAGCCGGTACAAACCGCGCTTGAGACTGCGAACAAGTCGATCCAAGCCCTGCTGTGA
- a CDS encoding carbohydrate ABC transporter permease: protein MTGRQLGRIALTLVLVVLGLIMLAPLIWLISESLTKESDAFDLPPNWIPHPFTWANFRGITDLIPFWRMALNSLIVAVISTAGSILVSLLAAYGFSRLRFAGRERIFSLLLVALMVPVQMTIIPIFILMRNLGLVDHLAALWLPALINVFSIFFFRQYFNTIPRDLDEAATLDGAGHGWILFRMLVPLSGPAIAAMTILSFEAAWNNYFGPLIFLSDPQKMTLPIGLVTLQAGQGGSSVVVFAAITAVVVPVLVVFLVFQRAFVASVASAGLRG from the coding sequence GTGACCGGACGGCAACTCGGCCGGATCGCGCTCACCCTGGTGCTGGTGGTGCTCGGGTTGATCATGCTGGCACCGCTGATCTGGCTGATCAGCGAGAGCCTGACCAAGGAGTCGGACGCGTTCGATCTGCCGCCGAACTGGATCCCGCATCCCTTCACCTGGGCGAACTTCCGAGGGATCACTGACCTGATCCCGTTCTGGCGGATGGCGTTGAACAGCCTGATCGTGGCCGTCATCTCGACCGCAGGTTCGATCCTGGTCAGCCTGTTGGCCGCCTACGGCTTCTCCCGGTTGCGCTTTGCCGGCAGGGAAAGGATCTTCTCGTTGCTGCTGGTGGCGTTGATGGTCCCGGTGCAGATGACGATCATCCCGATCTTCATCCTGATGCGGAATCTCGGCCTCGTTGATCATCTGGCGGCGCTGTGGCTGCCGGCGTTGATCAACGTCTTCTCGATCTTCTTCTTCCGGCAGTACTTCAACACGATCCCGCGGGATCTGGACGAGGCGGCAACGCTGGACGGCGCAGGGCACGGCTGGATCCTGTTCCGGATGCTGGTGCCTCTGTCCGGACCGGCGATCGCGGCCATGACCATCCTCAGCTTCGAGGCAGCCTGGAACAACTACTTCGGGCCGTTGATCTTCCTCAGTGACCCGCAGAAGATGACGCTGCCGATCGGCTTGGTCACCCTGCAGGCCGGGCAGGGCGGGTCGTCGGTGGTCGTGTTCGCCGCGATCACCGCGGTGGTCGTGCCGGTGCTGGTGGTCTTCCTGGTCTTCCAGCGAGCGTTCGTCGCCAGCGTCGCCTCGGCCGGACTGCGGGGATGA